TTAGTGGACGCGGGTGACTCCGGTTTGGAATTTGCCCGCTTCGTACTGGAAAACCAAAGTTCCATGGGAACGGTTTTAAGACGCTCACTAGCCGACGTGAGATTGCTTCCCCCCATTCTAAAGCCGCGGAAAAATATATTCTGTCTGGGTAAAAATTACGTTAAGCACGCCATGGAGTTTGAAGGGACGGAGGACCAGGCAAAGGCTGTTCCCAAGTACCCAATTATTTTTAGCAAAACACCGACTACGGTGGTTGGGCCGAATGATCCAATCGATAGTCATCGGGATGTGACACAGGCACTCGACTACGAAGCTGAAATTGGCGTCATTATTGGGAAAACCGGAACAGCGATTCGTCCAGAAGAGGCGTTAGATTATATTTTTGGCTTTGTCCTGATCAACGATGTTACAGCGAGAGATTTGCAAGCCGCACACAGTCAGTGGCTGCGCGGCAAAAGTCTCGACACGTTTTGCCCGATGGGACCGTATGTCGTGCATAAAAGCGCCATCGACGATATTTCTAAAATTGAAATTGGTTGCAGGGTCAACGGTGAAGTGAGGCAGCACAATGTCTCCGGCAATATGATTTTTGACATCCCCACGACGCTTGCCGTTTTATCCAATGGTATGACGCTGGAAAAAGGAGATATCATCGCCACGGGGACGCCTGAAGGGGTTGGTATTGGGTTTCATCCGCCAAAATATCTCGTACCCGGGGACGAGGTAACGATTTTCTCGGCACAATTGGGCGAACTGACCAACGTCGTTTCATAGTTAGTCTGGACTTTCCAGTAAGTTGTGTTGAATCACCTTGAGATGCTCTGTTGCAGCCTGCGCCGCCACTGATGGTCGATGATCCTTGATGGCCCGGTAAATACTTTTATGTTGAGCGGCATAGTGCTCCATGCGCCCTTCCACAGCTAGACTCATTTGCTTCATGGAGCCCCAAAGCTTTTCCGTTCTGACCGAGTGCAGCGACGTTGCAAGGGTGATGAGCGGCTGATTTCTGGCCATTTTTGCGATTGCGAGATGAAACTCGCCATCCCAATGTTCGAAGTTGAGAATCGTTTCCTGCGATGAGGATTTGGGTACCATGGCTTCCGTGATACAGTGCTCCAGGTATTCGATCTCGCCCGTCGTACCACGCACTGCAGCGAGTCGGGTCAAAAAGGGCTCAATGCACAGCCGAGCTTCGATGACGTCGAAAGGGCTGCTTTGTGTGTCGAGATCGACGGCCATGGATTCGATATCCGTGGACGTTGCCTTATCCGTGATATACGTGCCACTGCCCAATCTCGTCTGGACGATCCCGACAGCTTCCAGCGTGCGCAGTGCTTCCCGGACGCTGGTTCGGCTGGTGTTAAACTGCTTCGCGAGCGCGCGCTCAGACGGCAGTTGATTGCCTACAGTCAACTCACCGGATCGAATTTGCTCCAAGATATGATTTTGGATAATCGTATGCGCTTTGATGTCCCCGGATTGGTACATGTAACGATCACCTCTGACACTCTCAAGTTGGAGAATATAGTATATCTTACGAAATCCAAGGGTTAGACCAATTTCGCTAAATATTATATGAACGTTGGCATGATTTCGAGTGACTAGATATATCTTAATACAAAGTGGTTAGACCAAATGGAGGGATAGAGTGAAAACGGAGTTGAATGGTGTCTCGCACTACTATGAAGTTCGTGGAAATGGACCGGAGGCTATCCTGTTCATCCACGGACTGGGCGGGAACAGCAATTTTTGGTACCCGCAGGCTCAGATTCTAGCAAGAACATTTACGGTGATATCGTACGACTTGCGAGGCTCTGGGCGAGCGGAATTAGGCAACGAACCATACGGAATGGAAGTATGGGTCGATGATGCCACCGCGCTCTTAGATCAGTTACAGATTGATAAAGTTCATGTGGTTGCTCATTCGATGGGAACCCTCATCGCGCAGTACTTTGCGGTCAGTCATCCGGATCGCACACTGAGCTTAACGCTGGTTGGGCCAATTATTGAAATCGGAGCAGCCGGTAAGGAAGGTTTGCAAGCCAGAGCCAAAACCGTTCGCGAGCAGGGTATGGAGGCAATTGCGGATGCGATTTGTGATGGTGGTCTCTCGGCTTCTACGAAAGGGTCACATCCAGAGATTGTGGCGCTCATACGAGATATGCTCATGAATCAACCAGCAGAAGGCTACGCCAGGTCCTGTGAAGCACTCGCCGCAGCAAGAGCCATTGAACACCACCAGGTGACCGTTCCAGTGCTGCTCATTGCAGGGGATGAGGACAATACCTCGCCGTACGCCGTGGCACGTCGACTAAATCAGGGGTTTCCGAATGCACAAGAAATCACCCTAGCGCAGTGCGGTCACTGGTTGTCCCTTGAAAAGGCAGGACAGGTGACCAGTGCCCTTCATGATTTTTTCTGTCGGATTTAACTCAACTCGTAGCGTGAAGGCGGGAGGCCGGCTGGGGAGATCGGCGGTCGGGGCTGGTGGGCGAGACTAGCGGGCAACCGGGGGGGCTAGAGGCCAGCGGTCGGGGCAACCGGGCAACCGGGTGGGGCTAGGGGAACGGTAGTACGTAAAACGCTCATCCGACCCGGCGTGTACAAGAACAAGAAACTCAGATTCCGCTGTATGCTCACAGTCGCCAGGTGAACGAGGTAAATCGGCGGGATAACGGACTTTACTTCCCTAGCTCTCCATCCACTGATGCAGCACTAGCAACAACGGAACAAAAGTCGCTTACGTCGAATCATGCCGGGTCAAGTGTTGCCCGTAGCCTACCGGCCCGACCCGGCCTCTGCATGAACAACAGTAGCCACACCTGGATGGAATGAAAGCGATTGCATACATCGTGATCACTACCCTCATCGATAATCAGACTTCCTTACCTTACAGAATCAATCAGCGCGTACGACCTACCAGTAACGACGTGAAATAACTCTGCACATGAAATTGTCTACCAGGACCAACGTTTTTCAAAAGGGGGAAACTATAATGTCAGTTAAATTGTTCAAAAACGGTTTTTTGATTGACGGTACCGGGAGAGAGCCGGAGGCGAACGTCGACGTGCTTGTGAAGGATAACGAGATCGTCGATGTGGGAAGGAACCTGGGCGAAAATCAGTACGACTTTAATTGGCAGGAAGCTGAGGTTATGGAGCTGAACGGCAAAACCATCATGCCGGGCATGACAGAAGCGCACACACACCTCACCTGGGCGGACTCCCTGTACATCCAGGACATTGACCAAAAGCCGATTGAAGAGACGATGGTCGATGCGATTCTAAACGCGGAAATCCTCATCAACAGCGGTTTTACGTCCTGTGTAAGCGCTGCCGCACGCGGGCGTGTTGACATCGCTATCAAAAAAGCGATCAACCAAGGCAGATTGGTCGGCCCGCGCATGCTCTCCAACGGTGCTGAAGTGTCGGCGAGCGGAGGCTTCGTGGATCTCTGGCCCAACCACTTCCAAATCCACGGCCTCGCCATTTTTGCGGATGGGGAAGATGCAGTGCGTCGAACCGTGCGCAGTTTGTACAAAGAAGGCGCCGATCTCGTCAAACTCAACGTCAGCGGCGAATCTCTTTCAGCAAATGCCCGCGGCGAGATGACCCTGTATACCTATAAGGAAGTTCGGGCCGCAGTGGAAGAGGCCAACGCCCGCGGGAAACGGGTTTACACACACGCCCGCAGTGCAGACTCTGTGAAGCACTGTGTTCGTGCTGGTGTGCACATCATCGGACATGCGGATTTCATCGATGATGAGGCGTTTGAGATGTTGGTAGAAAATAAGGATCGACTGTTTGTTGTGCCAGCCATGAATTGGTTGGTTTCTACACTCGAGCACGGTGCGGAGTATTTTGGCCAGGAAGCATTGGACGCAACTGGCTACGCTGAGGGATTAGAAATTTCCGTACGCAATATGAACCGCCTATACAAAGCCGGCGTTCGTGTATTGCCTGGCGGGGATTACGGTTTCGCCTGGTGTCCACACGGCGGTTACGCACGAGATTTGGAGCACTTTGTCAAGTTGGTGGGAATGACACCAATGGATGCTATTGTTGCTGCCACAAAGTACGGCAGTGAAATTATGCTCACACCGGAGCAGTCGGGTACAGTCGAGCGTGGAAAATGGGCAGATTTGCTGGTGGTCGACGGGAACCCCTTGGATGACATCGCCATTTTGCAAGACAAAAAGAAACTGTGCGTCGTCATGAAGGACGGCAAGTTCATCAAGAACGCTCTCGACAGCACCCCGGTTGTTGTCCTCAATTAATAGACTGTTCTGACTTATACACAATTGAGACAGGGGGGCCGTGCTTGGCCCCCACACGATAGGAGGATAAACGAAAGTGGCTATTGCAGAATGGAGCATGCTATTCAATCGAGTGACTGCCGAGTATACGGAAGAACAGCGCGACGCATTGGCAAAGGGACTATGTCCCAACTGTCACCCGACACCGATGCCATACCGCATTATGGAGACGTTTTACAGCGAACAGTTCCAGACTAGAGTCCACCGTGTAAAGTGCTTCAACCTCGCGGGTTGTGATTGGGATGGTTACATTCCGGCTACACGTCCTGAGACGGGGTGGGATGACTTCTTTCACTCTTGAACGCACGAGCGAAACCTAAGTCATGGGGGAGACTTCATGGAAATCTGGTGTTGCATACGCAATGCGTCGTTAAAAGAACACAGCCAGCTGGATGAGGTGGCCAAGGAATTCGGTGATGAATGCAATGTCGTTCCATATAAGTGTCTGCGGCTATGTATGTTTTGCAGAAACATGTACGCGTTTTATGCAGATGGCAAACCTATAGTGGCCAAAAGCCAAGAAGAGGCCGCAACCAAATTGCGGAACCGAATGCGCGAGGAATACTCTTCACTCGAAAACCAGTCGATATCATAACATTTCGATCCGCCAATGGACGTTCCCCAGTTGATACGGTCCAAGGAGGCAAATGTATGGAGAACGAAGTGTATGTGCTCCCCACGAGAGAGTCGACGTCACAACCCCTTCCTCGGCTCAGCGCGCGGAAATGGGCAGTTACCTTTCTCATTATCGGTGTCGTTCTTACCATCGTGTTTGGTTTGACGATGCCGACTTTCTATCTGCACGCATATGGGAAGTGAGGTGAGATGCAGTGAAGCCGTCCATTAAGTACGCGATCATCAGCCTACTCTACAACGAACGTGATGGCCTGTGGGAATACGAAATCTATCAGCGTTTAAAGCCTCACTACGCCAGAGCCAGTCTGTGCGCCATCCGCGAGGAACTGATTGGGTTTAACACGGTTGGTTGGGTGACGATTACAAGTCTTCGCGAGCATCGGGGAAGATTGTTGCGCAGATTCAAGCTCGAACCTCAACACGCACCCTTCATTGAACATCAACTGGACACCGCAGCCATTTTAGCGGAACTGAACACAATACCTGTACAGCATAGCAATTCGGTCACGACTTGAAGGGAGGGATACCCATGATAGATGCCACGACCATCACACGCCGGCTGACAAAAATGAACTCGACGAAGACGAGAATCGGAATGCTGTACGCTTTACTGGCCGGTCCTGCACTAGGGCTAGCACTTGGCTTATTAGGCACGCTTGTCGGGAAAGCACCGTTTAACAGTCAGTACCCAACCGGCGCTTTCGCCATAGTGGTGCTACTTCAGTATCCGTTCGGTCTCCTAGCGGTCACTGTGTTCCTCATCATCAGCGGTGCATGGAGGGATTTCACGTCTATCTTCAAGAGCCGCATCAGCTGGTGGGTCTTGTTTGTGGGTGTCGGAGGGTTTGTTGGTGACCTTTGCTACGCGTGTTCCGCTGTGCTCATTGGCGGGGCACTCGCCGGGCCAATTGGCGGACTGTTCGGTGTCGTCGGTGCTGTGATCGTGTCCGCGCTGTACAAGGAGAGCATTAAGCGATGGAGTACGCTCGTCGGCGTGATCGCTATCGGTGTTGGGGTATGGCTGGCCTTGAGCGGAGGCAAGCTGGTCTCTCCGACGCACGGCGTCTACGCGCTGGTTGGCGTGCTCATCATGGTGGCGGGGACGCTGAACTGGGGATTCGAGAACTTCGCTATTGCTGCCGGATCGGACCTCATGCGGGCTGAAAGCTTTATCTGGTGGCGAGCGTTCATTGCACTGGTACTTGGTTTTATCCTCATGATTATCGCTTTCCCGGCCTCTCGCCCTATGTTGGTGGAGACCTACTCAGACCCTAGATTACTGGCCTACGGGGCGGTCATCGGGATCGGCTGGGCTATTTGGGTCATTATGGGCTACTACATTGGCATTGCCTACGCAGGTGGAGTGCGCGGTGGTGTTATCGCGGGCACCTTCGGCTTCTTCTTCATCTCGTTCTTCTCTATGACCGTGTATGGCACGCCGTTTAGTTGGATCGTCCTCATTGGCAGTGTCATCCTCTTCATCGGTGCGGCCCTCATTATCACGGAGCCGAAGGAAATTCTCTCTAACAAGCGTTAGGGCGATAGGATGGCGGAGGTGAACGAAATGGCAAACCAGGACGTTGTTGATGAGGCGCTGCTTGATGAGTACATTGAAGTGACAGGTAAGTTCGGAAGACGCAGGTTACTTGCACTTGCAGTGGTGTGTTTGATGCTACTGGCACCGCTGTTCATCATTCAGGGGAACGGCTGGTCGAGCATGGTGGGCGGGCAACACATTGGCAGTGCGTGGATCACTGTTGGCATCTGCGTGGTGATTTGCGCCGTGGGAGCAGTTGTCTTGGATCTCGTCTGGCGGAAAAACGATTAGTTCGCTCGCTCGCAAGTGGGCGTTCCCACCAGGGGACGTGGTGGCCTGGGGGAAACGCCCACTATAGACTGACGTATACAGTTGGATCTATGGCACGTGTTTTGCTGATCAACGCAGGTTCCGAAGGACATATCAATCCAACCCTCGGTGTGGTTCAAGAACTTATCCTATCTGTAAATGACAATGCAACGATAATTCGATAAAACCTTCATGGGGGTCACAAATTATACGAACTGGTAGTCTATATATTGGTTGGCTCTTTTTTTGTTTCCATAAGGAGGAAATCCGCTGCAATATGTCGAACATTGCTTTCAAAAATGCCAAGTGATATCGGGAGCAATGCTATGATTACAGGGAGATACAGAAGTGTGATGCGGCCAGAGGGAACCAGCCATCAGCACCCTGCCATTGTCTTTGACCCAGCAGGAAAAATGCATATGCCCCTTACCGTCTATGCCAAGGAGATTAAGGATTCGACTACGGGTGGCACCATGCGGAGTTACCTCAGTGCTATCCTGCCCTTCTTCACTTATCTGGAAACTGACCCGTGGCAAGTTCGCGGTAGGCGTAGGTGGGACGATGACATTGAAGACGTACGGCAGGCTGTGAGCGACTACCTCATTCAGAAGCAACAGTGCCGCATCCGTAAGCACAAACTAGGTTTTCAGATTGTGGACTCCTCCTCCGAAAGTCGGAATTCCGTAAGTGTTTTTCTAGCGGCACTCAAACGGTACTACGCGATCGCCATAGACAAAGAGTATTACCCTTACTCGAACCCACTTACCAATACGATCTACCATGATGTGCATGCATTGATAGAACAACTAGTGTCTTGAGTCTTAAATATAGCTATCTTTGTTTGCTCGTTATTGATACAATTTTGACATGAGCAGACGAGCGATTTCCATCACACTTAGCGAGCAAAATAGAGCCACTTTAGAGCACTGGGTACGTTCGCCATCGACGCCACAGAAAATGGTGAGGCGGGCCGAGATTGTGTTGCGTGCAGCGGACGGATGGACGAACGAGCAAATGGTCAAGGCCGGGCTAGGTTCGGGAGTGACTGTAGGGCGCTGGCGTCAGCGGTTCGCCGAGTTCGGTATGGATGGATTACAGGATATACCGAAGCCCGGACGCCCCCGAATCATCAGCGATGAGAAGGTCACCGAGCTGTTGGCAACTTCCCTGACCAAGCCCAAGGGACGAACACACTGGAGCAGTCGAGAGTTGGCCAAACAGCAGGGCATCAGTCAGTCTACTGTCTCGCGTCTCTGGCGCAAGCATAATCTCAAACCGCATCGGGTCGAGACGTTCAAATACAGTAAGGACCCAGAACTTGAACCAAAGGTTGTTGACGTTGTCGGCTTGTATCTGAATCCGCCGGAAAAGGCGCTGGTGTTATGTGTCGATGAGAAGAGCCAGATTCAAGCATTGGACCGTACACAGCCCAAACTCCAGCTAAAACCGGGTCAAGTAGAGCGACACACGCACGATTATGTTAGGCACGGAACTACAAGCCTCTTCGCGGCACTCAATGTGGCCACTGGCGAAGTACTTGGGCAATGTCATGCACGTCATCGGCATCAGGAATTCCTTCAATTTCTCCGGGCCATTGACAAGGCCTATCCAGAAGGAGAAATTCATCTGGTCATGGACAATTACGCTACACACAAGCACGCCAATGTGCGCAAGTGGTTGAACAAGCGTCCGAGATATCACCTTCACTTCACGCCAACCAGCGCATCCTGGATGAACCAAATCGAGACATGGTTCGGCATCCTCCATCGGCAGGCGCTTGAACGAGGTGTGTTTCGGAGTGTCAAATCACTCATAGCTGCCATTCACAGCTTTATGGAGCAATGGAATGAAGGCGCAGCACCGTTCAAATGGGTGAAATCTGCGGACGAGATTCTCGCCAAAGCCGTCCGGAATAAATAAAGACAAAAACGACTCAGGACACTAGAAGCCGAGGAAGAATCTCGGCGCGGTTACCCACATATGTCACAGGCCGGCGGTACAGAGGAGCCCCGCCGTAAGGTGCGGCTATCCGACAGCTATTTTGTTCAGAAGGGCGACCAATGGGTAGTCCAAACTGTGGATAAGAGCCTCGCGGGTAAAGTACTGGCCGGGGCAACCAAGGTTAAGAGCTGGGGGCTGAGAGAAGAACTTGTCACCCGCATCCTCCTCGAGTCTGGCGGTCGGATTTCCGAGGTCTGTGCCTTGACCCTTGGTGATTGGTACGCCAAGGGTATGATGCGGGAAGCCACCGCTACTAGCAAAGGGAGCAACGGAAAGCGCGTGAAGTTCTTGCGGTGGACGGATGACACGGCCAAGTTGCTACGACGTTACTTTGACACAGATCGCCGGAAGTTCGATTCTGAAGGGCGGGCACTGGAAGCCTACCTCCAACTCCGTAAAAAGGGCGGAATTGACCTCATGAAAGTCCCTCTGTTCCTGTCACAGCGTGCTACGGCGCTAACGCCGAAAAAGTATAGGCGTTACTGGAACGCTGCCTGTGCGGCGGCCGGAATTGAGGCAGTCGTACATCAGGCCCGCCATTGGTACGTTACAGAGGCGATAAGGAACATCTACGACCACTCCAGGACCGAAGGAGAATTTCAGCGTAAGATCCGAGAACTGATCGGCTATATGTCGTGGAAGAATGGCTATGACATGATCGAAATCTACGAGCACTATCTGGAATCCGAGCGCCATTCCGAGGTCCAGGATGAAGTCCACGCACGACTGGAAGAGCTTAAGCAACAAGCGATGAATGAGCTGGAGCGGAACGTGGGGCCGAAAGCCAATGCAGCCGTACTCAAAGCCGAGAAAGCCCCGAAACGTACCGAGATGGACGAACTTTATGATTTTATCGTAGGAGGATCATAAATGAATAGACTCCCATGCCGCCGGGGCGGCACCAGCAGAAGGATGAAAATGCCTTTGTATGGTCGTTGCACCAGCCCTTCAATATTACCAGTCCATCAGGAAGGATTGGCATGGATGTCGTATACGAACGTTGTTGCGGCCTCGATGTGCACAAGAAGACGGTGGTCGCCTGTGTGCTGACGCCGGAGGCCAAGGAGATTCGCACGTTCTCCACGATGACGGAGGATCTCCTGGAGATGGTTGACTGGTTAGGACAACATGAATGCACGCATGTTGCTATGGAAAGCACAGCTTCATTCTGGAAGCCAATCTACAACCTTCTGGAGTCGGCGGACTGTCAAGTGCTTGTGGTGAACGCCAAGCACATGAAGAACGTTCCGGGCCGTAAGACCGATGTGAAGGATGCCGAATGGATCGCCGGATTGCTCCGCCACGGGCTGTTGCAAGCCAGTTACATCCCCAACCGTGAACAACGGGAACTACGAGAACTCATTCGCTACCGCCGAAGTCTCATTGACGAGCGGGCAAGAGAGGTGAATCGGGTTCAAAAGGTGTTGGAAGGTGCCAACATCAAGCTTTCTGCAGTGGCCAGCAATACACTTGGCAAATCTGGGCGGGCGATGTTGGAAGCAATGATCCACGGAGAAGAAGACCCGGAGGTATTGTCAGGGTTAGCCAAAGGCCGGATGAAGGCGAAGAAGGCCGATTTGCACAAGGCACTGAATGGGCTTATGGGCTCCCACCAACGAATGATGCTGGCAGCCCAATTACGTCACATCGATTACTTGGATGAAGAGATTGCCCGGCTGGATGAAGAAGTCAAGGAGCGCATGCTCCCTTTTGAAGAAGACCTGGAGCTAGTGGACACCATCCCCGGTGTCGGTCGACGAACAGCAGAACAAATTCTGGCTGAAATTGGGACAGACATGACCCAATTTCCGTCTGCTGCCCATTTATGCTCTTGGGCAGGACTGGCTCCAGGGAACAATGAAAGCGCCGGGAAACGAAAGTCGGGGAAAACACGCAAAGGGAATCAAAAACTCAGAGCAGCGCTGGTGGAAGCAGCACGCGCAGCGGCGAGAACGAAGCAGACTTATCTCTCTGCCCAGTACCATCGAATTGCAGCTCGAAGAGGCAAAAACCGTGCAGCAGTTGCAGTGGCCCACAGCATCTTAACCATCGTGTATTACGTGTTACAGCGACGTCAACCTTATATTGAACTCGGCCCAACATATTACGAAGCACGCAAGAAAGACGCAGTCGTAAAGCAGGCGATCCGGAAGTTGCAATCACTCGGGTTGGAGGTCACCGTAAAACCTGTTGCATAAATGATCTCCAGACATCACAGAGTTCCTTTTAAAACCCATCTTGTGGTGGGCTTATTTCAGTATGTCGTTTTACCCTGGTCATCGCTCAATTATTTTCAGGATAGGGAGTGTAAATTGTTACGGACGTAGTTTAGTGTCCAGCGATTGACGGGCTATTTTGTCCCACATCTGACGAATTCGCTGTCCATCTGAAAAATGAAGAAAAGGGGGCTCTTCGCTGGTTGAGATGGGTTGAACAAGTCAATCATGGAGGTATAAAAACCCATTGGCAAACCAGAGTTAGGGTCAATGCCTCCTTGTTGTCGGCTTGACATGACTTGTAGGATGCTAAGTTGGGCATCCGTCAAGAGCTTTCGCGGCATATCCTCCCGTTGGTCGGTATTCCACGCTCTCTTGACGTAACAGGAGGTTATCCAAATGTCCGATCCCGTTCTTGACTTGTTCAATCACTCTATTGGCGTTCAATCTCCCTGGCATGTTACTTCGGTTGAATTCAGCAAAGAGAATAAACGTCTTGACATCACGGTCGACTACAAAGATGGAACCAAGTTCCCATGCCCAAATTGCGGCAGTCAGAACACGGACATCTACGACCGCGACACTCGCTCATGGAGGCACCTCAATCACTTTGAGCACGACACATACATTCACGCCAAAGTGCCTCGAATCTGGTGCCATGATTGCTCGAAGGACAAGGGGGTGTACGGACCATCGAAGTGCCCTGGGCACGCAAACGCGGGCATTTCTCATACGGCTTCGAGGCATTCATCCTTCAACTGGTTCGCGAGATGCCCGTTCTGGCAGTTGCACGTCTAGTCGGGGAACATGATACCCGTATCTGGCGTATCGTTCGCCACTATGTGAATCAGGCTCGCGAATCACAAGACTTCTCAGATGTTCACCACATTGCGGTTGACGAAACCTCTACAGCTCGCGGTCATCACTACGTGACCGTTGTTGCAGATACAGAGCAAAGACGGGTAATCTTCGTCACGCATGGCAAAGACATGAGTACCCTTACGCGATTCGTCGATGATTTCACGCGACATGGCGGCGACCCAGATGAAATCGAAACTGTCTGCTCCGACATGTCTCCAGCATTTATTGCTGGTGTTCACAAATACTTTCCTGACGCTTCACTCACATTTGACAAGTTCCATGTTACGAAAGTAATCGGTGAAGCGGTGGACAAAGTACGCCGTGAAGAACAACGCACACAGCCCATGCTCAAACAATCCAGGTACATTTGGCTGAAGAATGAGCACAATTTGACAAGCAAGCAAAAAGAGCGATTACAGGAGCTTCGGCACTTAAATCTCAAGACGGCAAAGGCATACCAGATGATGCTGACATTCAAAGAGCTTTGGATACAGCCAAAGTCCCTTGCCAAGCCGTTTCTGGACAAGTGGTACTTCTGGGCCACGCATTCGCGGCTCAAACCAATGATTGACGCCGCTAAAACCATTCGCCGCCACCAAACTGGCATACTGTCTTGGTTTGATAGCAGAGTGAATAATGCCCTGATTGAAAGTATGAACAGTCTCATCCAAGCCATGAAACGAAGAGCGAAGGGTTATCGCAACGTCGAGAACTATATCTCTATGATTTACCTGTTGCTAGGCAAGTTGTCCTTCGCTTTACCCACCTAAAACAGCGAGGAGGCGAAAAGGGGAAGAAGACATCCTTCCCCGGATAAAGCTAGATTGTGATGGTCACTGTGTATCGCTTTCCTGAGATAAGGCCTAGCGGTACACCGTTCACAACGATGTACCAGGACCAAAATTCATCCCTATGGATGGTTCCTCTGATTGAGGTGGTTCCTAGGTGAATCTCTATGTCTTCCCCAGCACGCATGCTGTACCAGGCGTCTCTTCCTTCTACCACCCAGCGCCACAAGTCTTGGTCGTAGGCCATGGGGGCCTTACGAACCCTCATGACAACTCGCCCTGGATGACCCGTTCTACCATATGGTCGTCAATGATCTGTTGCCGGTTCTGTGCTCCGTACATAAGACAATGTGTGCATAGCTTGTTGACCAGACGTGGCGCACCACCAGAAAAACGGTGAATCTCGTCGACGGCTTTTTCACTAAAGATGCTGCGCTTTGCACCAGCGTAGGTCAGGTGCCGCTCCATGTATTGGCCAACGTCAGCACGGTCGTAGTGATGTAACTTGCACTGTAAGTCGATGCGTTGTCGGATGGCGGCGTAGGCCTGGAGATTGAGTCGTTCCCACAACTCGTTTTGTCCCACCAGGATAAGCGCCATTGGACT
The genomic region above belongs to Alicyclobacillus dauci and contains:
- a CDS encoding fumarylacetoacetate hydrolase family protein; protein product: MKFVTFQDGHGTSLGVIDQDEIVNLTAWRDVVQDVMPEITRDLPELYSVGDLVDAGDSGLEFARFVLENQSSMGTVLRRSLADVRLLPPILKPRKNIFCLGKNYVKHAMEFEGTEDQAKAVPKYPIIFSKTPTTVVGPNDPIDSHRDVTQALDYEAEIGVIIGKTGTAIRPEEALDYIFGFVLINDVTARDLQAAHSQWLRGKSLDTFCPMGPYVVHKSAIDDISKIEIGCRVNGEVRQHNVSGNMIFDIPTTLAVLSNGMTLEKGDIIATGTPEGVGIGFHPPKYLVPGDEVTIFSAQLGELTNVVS
- a CDS encoding FadR/GntR family transcriptional regulator; this encodes MYQSGDIKAHTIIQNHILEQIRSGELTVGNQLPSERALAKQFNTSRTSVREALRTLEAVGIVQTRLGSGTYITDKATSTDIESMAVDLDTQSSPFDVIEARLCIEPFLTRLAAVRGTTGEIEYLEHCITEAMVPKSSSQETILNFEHWDGEFHLAIAKMARNQPLITLATSLHSVRTEKLWGSMKQMSLAVEGRMEHYAAQHKSIYRAIKDHRPSVAAQAATEHLKVIQHNLLESPD
- a CDS encoding alpha/beta fold hydrolase, whose amino-acid sequence is MKTELNGVSHYYEVRGNGPEAILFIHGLGGNSNFWYPQAQILARTFTVISYDLRGSGRAELGNEPYGMEVWVDDATALLDQLQIDKVHVVAHSMGTLIAQYFAVSHPDRTLSLTLVGPIIEIGAAGKEGLQARAKTVREQGMEAIADAICDGGLSASTKGSHPEIVALIRDMLMNQPAEGYARSCEALAAARAIEHHQVTVPVLLIAGDEDNTSPYAVARRLNQGFPNAQEITLAQCGHWLSLEKAGQVTSALHDFFCRI
- a CDS encoding metal-dependent hydrolase family protein, whose translation is MSVKLFKNGFLIDGTGREPEANVDVLVKDNEIVDVGRNLGENQYDFNWQEAEVMELNGKTIMPGMTEAHTHLTWADSLYIQDIDQKPIEETMVDAILNAEILINSGFTSCVSAAARGRVDIAIKKAINQGRLVGPRMLSNGAEVSASGGFVDLWPNHFQIHGLAIFADGEDAVRRTVRSLYKEGADLVKLNVSGESLSANARGEMTLYTYKEVRAAVEEANARGKRVYTHARSADSVKHCVRAGVHIIGHADFIDDEAFEMLVENKDRLFVVPAMNWLVSTLEHGAEYFGQEALDATGYAEGLEISVRNMNRLYKAGVRVLPGGDYGFAWCPHGGYARDLEHFVKLVGMTPMDAIVAATKYGSEIMLTPEQSGTVERGKWADLLVVDGNPLDDIAILQDKKKLCVVMKDGKFIKNALDSTPVVVLN
- a CDS encoding DUF1450 domain-containing protein, which gives rise to MEIWCCIRNASLKEHSQLDEVAKEFGDECNVVPYKCLRLCMFCRNMYAFYADGKPIVAKSQEEAATKLRNRMREEYSSLENQSIS
- a CDS encoding IS630 family transposase, with translation MSRRAISITLSEQNRATLEHWVRSPSTPQKMVRRAEIVLRAADGWTNEQMVKAGLGSGVTVGRWRQRFAEFGMDGLQDIPKPGRPRIISDEKVTELLATSLTKPKGRTHWSSRELAKQQGISQSTVSRLWRKHNLKPHRVETFKYSKDPELEPKVVDVVGLYLNPPEKALVLCVDEKSQIQALDRTQPKLQLKPGQVERHTHDYVRHGTTSLFAALNVATGEVLGQCHARHRHQEFLQFLRAIDKAYPEGEIHLVMDNYATHKHANVRKWLNKRPRYHLHFTPTSASWMNQIETWFGILHRQALERGVFRSVKSLIAAIHSFMEQWNEGAAPFKWVKSADEILAKAVRNK
- a CDS encoding site-specific integrase, giving the protein MSQAGGTEEPRRKVRLSDSYFVQKGDQWVVQTVDKSLAGKVLAGATKVKSWGLREELVTRILLESGGRISEVCALTLGDWYAKGMMREATATSKGSNGKRVKFLRWTDDTAKLLRRYFDTDRRKFDSEGRALEAYLQLRKKGGIDLMKVPLFLSQRATALTPKKYRRYWNAACAAAGIEAVVHQARHWYVTEAIRNIYDHSRTEGEFQRKIRELIGYMSWKNGYDMIEIYEHYLESERHSEVQDEVHARLEELKQQAMNELERNVGPKANAAVLKAEKAPKRTEMDELYDFIVGGS
- a CDS encoding IS110 family RNA-guided transposase, producing MDVVYERCCGLDVHKKTVVACVLTPEAKEIRTFSTMTEDLLEMVDWLGQHECTHVAMESTASFWKPIYNLLESADCQVLVVNAKHMKNVPGRKTDVKDAEWIAGLLRHGLLQASYIPNREQRELRELIRYRRSLIDERAREVNRVQKVLEGANIKLSAVASNTLGKSGRAMLEAMIHGEEDPEVLSGLAKGRMKAKKADLHKALNGLMGSHQRMMLAAQLRHIDYLDEEIARLDEEVKERMLPFEEDLELVDTIPGVGRRTAEQILAEIGTDMTQFPSAAHLCSWAGLAPGNNESAGKRKSGKTRKGNQKLRAALVEAARAAARTKQTYLSAQYHRIAARRGKNRAAVAVAHSILTIVYYVLQRRQPYIELGPTYYEARKKDAVVKQAIRKLQSLGLEVTVKPVA